One segment of Neobacillus endophyticus DNA contains the following:
- a CDS encoding ATP-binding protein → MLAEKLLLNLLITIAPILLCSVLFENRNKSPIVGGLLQSIAALSCMLFSYSHYSFHWDFRYVPLILAILYEGPVSGWMVLIAILGLRLMQGGETTVFSIIDTMVIAIFATIIKKKFWTRTPNTRVLLAILVAVFTLLVCYSSLNIYHIISGQSCTLMLNIPDIFSIGAINILAIAIASRLKEGEIEKAKMKTEIQRAEKLNTLGELAASIAHEVRNPLTVVKGFLQLMQQQEAGKNYEYLSLVLSELGRAETIINDYLNFAKPQFEKIEEFPLQEVLVEIIMLLAPLAVKQGVELESELDSSNFTLITDRNKLKQALVNLIKNAIEATSEGGKVKIHNKTYLSHSCIVIADNGKGMTAEQLARIGTLFYTTKEKGTGLGTSVSIRIIETMSGKVSFESELGVGTKVTLLLPGKSD, encoded by the coding sequence ATGCTGGCAGAAAAACTTCTTTTGAATTTATTAATAACAATTGCTCCCATTCTGCTTTGCAGTGTTCTTTTTGAAAATAGAAACAAATCTCCTATTGTCGGCGGTTTATTGCAAAGTATTGCAGCTCTATCGTGTATGCTATTTTCCTATTCACACTATAGTTTTCATTGGGATTTTCGATACGTTCCTCTAATTTTAGCTATTCTTTATGAAGGTCCTGTTTCTGGCTGGATGGTTTTGATTGCTATTTTGGGGCTCAGGCTTATGCAAGGCGGGGAAACAACCGTTTTTAGTATCATTGATACTATGGTGATCGCCATTTTCGCCACGATCATAAAGAAAAAATTTTGGACCCGCACCCCGAATACAAGAGTCCTCCTCGCGATACTAGTAGCCGTATTCACCTTGTTGGTCTGCTATTCTTCCCTTAACATTTACCACATAATTAGCGGTCAATCGTGTACATTAATGTTAAATATACCGGACATATTTAGTATTGGTGCAATCAATATACTGGCCATTGCCATTGCATCAAGGCTAAAGGAGGGGGAGATTGAAAAAGCAAAAATGAAGACAGAAATTCAAAGAGCCGAGAAGTTAAATACGCTCGGAGAATTGGCGGCCTCCATCGCTCACGAGGTACGAAATCCACTAACCGTCGTAAAGGGTTTTCTTCAGTTGATGCAACAGCAGGAGGCAGGGAAAAACTATGAATACCTTTCACTTGTATTAAGTGAATTGGGGAGAGCAGAAACAATCATTAATGACTATTTGAATTTTGCTAAACCGCAGTTTGAAAAAATAGAAGAATTTCCTTTACAGGAAGTATTAGTGGAAATCATTATGCTGCTGGCTCCTCTAGCAGTTAAACAAGGAGTAGAGCTGGAGAGTGAACTAGATTCATCCAATTTTACCTTAATCACGGACCGCAATAAGTTAAAACAGGCACTGGTTAATTTAATTAAGAATGCAATTGAAGCAACCTCCGAGGGAGGCAAAGTAAAGATTCATAATAAGACATATCTAAGTCATTCCTGCATTGTAATTGCTGATAATGGAAAAGGTATGACAGCTGAGCAGTTAGCGAGAATAGGAACCTTATTTTATACGACAAAAGAAAAAGGGACAGGTCTTGGCACATCTGTATCCATAAGAATTATTGAAACGATGAGCGGAAAAGTTTCATTTGAAAGTGAACTGGGGGTTGGGACAAAGGTGACCTTGCTCCTACCGGGAAAAAGTGATTGA
- a CDS encoding amino acid permease, whose protein sequence is MSLFRKKSIQTLIQEAGKKDVTLKKDLGAFDLSMLGIGAIIGTGIFVLTGVAAAEHAGPALILSFVLSGLACVFAALCYAEFASTVPVSGSAYTYSYATFGELVAWILGWDLILEYGFASSAVASGWSGYFQGLLGGFGIHFPKALSSAYDPANGTYVDLPAILIVLLITFLLTQGVKKSARFNSIMVLIKLAVVVLFIAVGVWYVKPHNWTPFMPFGFSGVATGAATVFFAYIGFDAVSTAAEEVRNPQKNMPIGIIASLLICTVLYIVVSAILTGIVPYQKLDVKNPVAFALQYIHQDWVAGFISVGAMIGITTVLLVMIYGQTRLFYAIGRDGLLPKIFSKVDQKKQTPKVNTWITFTLVSVFSGLVPLSKLADLTNIGTLFAFMTVSVGILYLRKNKQAPKSGFRVPFVPYIPILAFIFCGYLALQLPKVTWIAFGIWLVIGLFVYFGYGRKHSTLNENADSVQKVG, encoded by the coding sequence ATGAGTTTATTCAGAAAAAAATCGATCCAGACCTTAATACAAGAGGCTGGAAAGAAAGACGTCACATTAAAGAAGGATTTAGGTGCTTTTGACCTTTCCATGTTGGGGATTGGAGCCATTATCGGTACCGGAATCTTCGTATTAACAGGTGTTGCTGCAGCAGAACACGCAGGGCCCGCACTTATTCTATCATTTGTTTTGTCTGGTTTAGCCTGTGTATTCGCAGCACTTTGCTATGCTGAATTTGCGTCGACAGTCCCAGTTTCGGGAAGTGCTTATACGTACAGCTATGCAACTTTTGGTGAATTAGTTGCTTGGATTTTAGGATGGGACTTAATTCTTGAATACGGATTTGCTTCATCGGCTGTAGCCAGTGGATGGTCAGGGTATTTCCAAGGTTTGCTTGGAGGTTTTGGTATTCATTTCCCTAAGGCACTATCTAGTGCCTATGATCCAGCAAACGGAACATATGTCGATCTACCAGCTATCTTGATTGTATTATTGATTACGTTCCTTTTGACACAAGGTGTTAAAAAATCAGCACGTTTTAACAGTATCATGGTTCTCATTAAGTTAGCAGTTGTTGTTTTATTCATCGCTGTGGGTGTATGGTATGTAAAACCACATAACTGGACGCCGTTTATGCCATTCGGTTTCTCTGGTGTTGCTACAGGTGCTGCCACCGTGTTCTTCGCATATATCGGATTTGATGCCGTTTCAACTGCTGCGGAAGAAGTAAGAAATCCGCAGAAAAATATGCCAATAGGAATTATCGCTTCACTTCTTATTTGTACAGTGCTTTACATTGTGGTTTCAGCCATTTTAACAGGTATTGTTCCTTATCAAAAGCTTGATGTGAAAAACCCTGTTGCATTCGCGCTTCAATATATCCATCAGGATTGGGTTGCTGGTTTTATCTCAGTTGGTGCGATGATCGGGATTACAACTGTATTACTTGTAATGATTTATGGACAAACTCGCTTATTCTATGCAATCGGCCGTGACGGTCTTTTACCTAAAATATTCTCAAAGGTAGATCAAAAGAAACAAACTCCAAAAGTCAATACTTGGATTACATTTACATTAGTATCAGTTTTCTCTGGCTTAGTTCCATTAAGCAAACTTGCAGACTTAACAAACATCGGAACATTATTCGCTTTCATGACTGTATCAGTAGGTATTTTGTACCTTCGTAAAAATAAACAAGCACCAAAAAGCGGCTTCCGCGTTCCATTTGTACCATATATTCCGATTCTTGCATTCATCTTCTGCGGCTATTTAGCACTTCAATT